In a single window of the Candidatus Krumholzibacteriia bacterium genome:
- a CDS encoding HAD family hydrolase, whose translation MAKAVFLDRDGTLIQERNYLSSPEQVSLLPYCSQALRILADAGYHLILITNQSGIARGYFTMDDFLRVQERFQSLLAKDGIQLDASFVCPHHPEAPILEYRLSCDCRKPRPGLLDRAAKELSLDLKQSWIIGDKADDIRLSVSRPLKPLLVRSGHGSEQEEELLREFPSLAVADDIMEAARIIVARETQDEASP comes from the coding sequence AGGAGAGGAACTACCTCTCATCCCCTGAGCAGGTCAGTCTGCTTCCTTATTGTAGTCAGGCTCTTCGAATATTGGCCGATGCCGGTTATCATCTGATACTGATCACGAACCAGTCTGGAATTGCCCGTGGCTACTTCACGATGGATGATTTCCTGAGAGTTCAGGAGCGTTTCCAGTCCCTTTTGGCGAAGGACGGAATCCAGCTTGACGCATCCTTTGTCTGTCCGCATCATCCGGAGGCTCCAATCCTCGAGTATCGGCTTTCTTGTGACTGCAGAAAGCCTCGCCCCGGGCTTCTTGATCGAGCGGCAAAAGAGCTGAGTCTGGATTTGAAGCAATCCTGGATCATCGGTGACAAGGCGGACGATATCCGGCTCTCTGTGTCTCGGCCACTGAAGCCCCTGTTGGTGAGAAGCGGACACGGCTCGGAGCAAGAGGAGGAACTGCTTCGTGAGTTCCCATCTCTCGCCGTGGCCGACGACATCATGGAAGCGGCCCGAATCATTGTGGCGAGGGAGACTCAGGATGAAGCGAGTCCTTAG